Proteins from one Ipomoea triloba cultivar NCNSP0323 chromosome 1, ASM357664v1 genomic window:
- the LOC116003769 gene encoding uncharacterized protein LOC116003769 codes for MGMYSLATGLSTFNNRSAIKVRVIRSYLVREKKGSADLKSQELVLHDPEGNVIHATIPAKIVPKFSKGFVEGKVYTIKNFYVVSNWHTYKTSMNEYMMQLNHETIYKELRSENFPWFMYRLRPFDSLKGNSELNEKELIDIIGRVVEVYGPQEKKIGGNNARLIDFVLEDAHGQKLTCTFWDDHVNKIQHLYEAPSKDPVIVLIQFCRIKRGLRDGEVKICSSYDVTQVLFNLDYPEFINFRDSLTDIGYQTPMRSIVSLSSFSFTNTMDESSSKSMELTTIKEIYDNDKYGDLWVAARISGIVNPIDWYKITLQVVDMKGNASFLMWDRECQELIGIPATELYEKSNKNNQPLQQITQLVGKTLLFQITAKSDHTSYRNTPFPVLRINNDPQILKEHCSELLKLEDNDCNSNMQISLGDDDFLEGFLSDEAESPIASMPHVAVGDATEGPVKRCLLDQFSSTQSGKKQKEIKEIKVKLEKID; via the exons ATGGGGATGTACTCTCTGGCTACCGGATTGTCTACCTTCAACAATAGGAGTGCAATAAAGGTTAGAGTAATTCGTAGCTACCTGGTACGGGAAAAGAAAGGCTCTGCTGACCTAAAGAGTCAAGAATTGGTCTTACACGACCCAGAG GGAAATGTCATTCATGCAACTATACCAGCAAAGATTGTTCCAAAGTTTAGCAAGGGTTTTGTAGAAGGCAAAGTGTATACTATCAAGAACTTTTACGTTGTTTCAAACTGGCATACCTACAAGACTAGCATGAACGAATATATGATGCAATTGAATCATGAAACTATTTACAAAGAGTTGAGGTCAGAGAATTTCCCTTGGTTTATGTACAGATTGAGGCCTTTTGATAGTTTGAAAGGTAATTCAGAATTAAATGAGAAAGAGCTCATTG ATATCATTGGTCGGGTTGTTGAAGTCTATGGACCTCAAGAAAAAAAGATTGGTGGAAATAATGCTAGGCTCATAGACTTTGTGCTTGAGGATGCCCA TGGCCAGAAGTTAACCTGCACATTTTGGGACGACCACGTAAACAAGATTCAGCATTTATATGAAGCTCCTTCCAAAGATCCTGTGATAGTTCTCATACAATTCTGTAGGATAAAAAGAGGGCTCAGAG ATGGTGAGGTCAAGATCTGTTCATCTTATGATGTAACTCAAGTCCTTTTCAATCTGGACTATCCAGAATTTATCAACTTCAGGGACAG TCTTACGGACATAGGATATCAAACACCTATGAGAAGTATAGTATCCCTATCCAGTTTTAGTTTTACCAACACTATGGATGAATCCAGCAGTAAGTCTATGGAACTAACCACCATAAAGGAGATCTATGACAATGATAAG TATGGAGATTTGTGGGTGGCCGCAAGGATATCGGGTATTGTTAATCCGATTGATTG GTATAAGATTACACTACAGGTTGTGGACATGAAGGGTAATGCTTCATTTTTAATGTGGGATAGGGAGTGCCAGGAGTTGATAGGAATTCCAGCAACAGAGCTATATGAAAAGAGTAATAAG AACAATCAGCCATTACAGCAGATCACACAGTTAGTAGGCAAGACTTTGCTGTTTCAGATAACAGCAAAGTCAGATCACACATCCTACCGTAACACTCCATTTCCCGTGCTGAGGATAAACAATGACCCACAGATTCTAAAAGAACATTGCAGTGAACTGCTGAAATTGGAAGATAATGATTGCAACTCTAACATGCAAATAAGTCTGGGTGATGATGATTTTTTGGAG GGTTTTTTAAGTGATGAAGCAGAAAGTCCCATAGCAAGTATGCCTCATGTAGCTGTTGGTGATGCAACTGAGGGACCTGTCAAGAGGTGCTTGCTGGATCAATTTTCATCAACACAGAGTGGCAAGAAGCAGAAAGAGATCAAAGAAATCAAAGTGAAGTTAGAGAAAATAGATTGA